In Paucidesulfovibrio longus DSM 6739, a genomic segment contains:
- a CDS encoding flavin reductase family protein, giving the protein MKVSLGAEILAMPTPVWIVGSYDAEDKPNAMTIAWGGVCCSKPPCVGVSLRKATYTYDCILARKAFTVSIPSESNAKEADYFGMASGRDVDKFAATGLTPVRSEVVDAPYVGEFPLVLECRLLQTVEIGLHTQFVGEIMDVKADENVLVGGKPALDKVLPLLYGTGSKSYFRSGPFLGKGFSIGRGYMG; this is encoded by the coding sequence ATGAAAGTATCCTTGGGAGCCGAAATCCTGGCCATGCCGACCCCGGTCTGGATCGTGGGCAGCTACGACGCCGAGGACAAGCCCAACGCCATGACCATTGCCTGGGGCGGAGTCTGCTGCTCCAAGCCGCCCTGCGTGGGCGTGTCCCTGCGCAAGGCCACCTACACCTACGACTGCATCCTGGCGCGCAAGGCATTCACCGTGAGCATTCCTTCCGAAAGCAACGCCAAGGAGGCCGACTACTTCGGCATGGCCTCCGGCCGCGACGTGGACAAATTCGCGGCCACGGGCCTGACCCCGGTGCGCAGCGAGGTCGTGGACGCGCCCTATGTGGGCGAGTTTCCGCTGGTCCTGGAATGCCGACTGCTCCAGACCGTGGAGATCGGCCTGCATACCCAGTTCGTTGGCGAAATCATGGACGTGAAGGCGGACGAAAACGTGCTCGTGGGCGGCAAGCCCGCCCTGGACAAGGTCTTGCCGCTGCTCTACGGCACCGGGAGCAAGTCCTATTTCCGAAGCGGTCCCTTCCTGGGCAAGGGGTTCAGCATCGGCCGGGGCTACATGGGCTGA
- a CDS encoding putative quinol monooxygenase: MRFDDGVTLTVRFRALPGRAEDLRTALAELALASRKDAGCRRYDLFRRGEDDVLLLENWSARDLLDAHLAQEHVLRFQAGAGGLLAAAPEILEWEPFDLTKTRTEEK, encoded by the coding sequence ATGAGATTCGATGACGGAGTGACCTTGACCGTGCGGTTTCGGGCTCTTCCCGGCAGAGCGGAAGACTTGCGAACCGCATTGGCCGAGCTGGCCTTGGCCAGCCGCAAGGACGCGGGCTGCCGGCGCTACGACCTCTTCCGCCGAGGCGAGGACGATGTGCTGTTGCTGGAGAATTGGAGCGCCCGCGACCTGCTGGACGCGCACCTCGCGCAGGAGCACGTCCTCCGCTTCCAGGCCGGAGCCGGAGGGCTGCTCGCCGCTGCGCCGGAGATTCTGGAGTGGGAACCCTTTGACCTGACCAAAACGCGCACGGAGGAAAAATGA
- the zwf gene encoding glucose-6-phosphate dehydrogenase gives MSAANSKATITAETRTRAEACGLEPPRDPCVLVLFGATGDLAGRKVVPSLCDLLGHGGLPEPFVLMGVGRSEHSAESFREHLREAVAEHKPDALKHWDELAPRVLYRRVDNDNDGDFKALADALDTLDREQRLGGNRIFYLAVPPTAYADLAASLGRAGLAAQTGDSEGWSRLVVEKPFGHDLASARALDAALHEHFGEDQIFRIDHYLAKETVQNVLSLRFANALFEPVWNRRYIRSVTVTAAESIGVGHRAGYYDRFGVLRDMFQNHMMQLLALCAMEPPSLYEADRIRDEKNKVYRALRPFPTERIEQHLVLGQYAPGTLDGELVPGYLDEEGVDPESLTPTFAAMRVYVDNWRWQGVPFCLVSGKRLAAKRTEIVIHFHEVPHSMFRSVFGEHIASNRLVLGIQPGEAVTLTFQAKAPGSRMCLRPVTMEFDYAAGFDAPALEAYEKVLLDVMLGDQTLFWRQDGVELCWGFLTPILMGCDCPEQAERLLLYKAGTWGPREAQRLMEPDS, from the coding sequence ATGAGCGCGGCGAACAGCAAAGCGACGATCACGGCGGAAACCCGGACCCGCGCCGAGGCCTGCGGGCTGGAGCCCCCCCGTGATCCCTGCGTCCTGGTTCTCTTCGGGGCCACGGGCGATCTGGCCGGGCGCAAGGTCGTCCCGTCCCTCTGCGATCTCCTGGGCCACGGCGGCCTGCCCGAGCCCTTCGTGCTCATGGGCGTGGGCAGAAGCGAACACTCGGCGGAGTCCTTCCGGGAGCACCTGCGCGAGGCCGTGGCCGAGCACAAGCCCGACGCCCTCAAGCATTGGGACGAGCTGGCGCCGCGCGTGCTTTACCGCCGCGTGGACAACGACAACGATGGGGACTTCAAGGCCCTGGCGGATGCGCTGGACACCCTGGACCGGGAGCAGCGGCTCGGCGGCAACCGCATTTTCTATCTGGCCGTGCCGCCCACGGCCTATGCGGACCTTGCCGCAAGCCTGGGCCGGGCCGGACTGGCCGCCCAGACCGGCGACAGCGAAGGCTGGTCCCGGCTGGTGGTGGAAAAGCCCTTCGGCCACGACCTGGCCTCGGCCCGCGCGCTGGACGCGGCCCTGCACGAGCATTTCGGAGAGGACCAGATTTTCCGCATCGACCACTACCTGGCCAAGGAAACCGTGCAGAACGTGCTTTCCCTGCGGTTCGCCAATGCGCTCTTCGAGCCGGTCTGGAACCGTCGCTACATCCGTTCGGTCACGGTCACGGCGGCGGAGAGCATCGGCGTGGGCCACCGGGCCGGATATTACGACCGTTTCGGCGTGCTGCGCGACATGTTTCAGAACCACATGATGCAGCTGCTGGCGCTCTGCGCCATGGAGCCGCCCTCGCTCTACGAGGCGGACCGCATCCGCGACGAGAAGAACAAGGTCTACCGGGCCTTGCGGCCGTTCCCCACGGAGCGCATCGAGCAGCACCTCGTGCTCGGCCAGTACGCGCCCGGAACCCTGGACGGCGAGCTGGTGCCCGGCTACCTGGACGAGGAAGGAGTGGACCCGGAATCGCTCACGCCCACCTTCGCGGCCATGCGCGTGTATGTGGACAACTGGCGCTGGCAGGGCGTGCCCTTCTGCCTCGTATCCGGCAAGCGCCTCGCGGCCAAGCGCACGGAAATCGTCATCCATTTCCACGAAGTGCCGCATTCCATGTTTCGCAGCGTCTTCGGCGAACACATCGCCTCCAACCGTCTCGTGCTCGGCATCCAGCCGGGCGAGGCCGTGACCCTGACCTTCCAGGCCAAGGCTCCGGGCTCGCGGATGTGCCTGCGGCCCGTAACCATGGAATTCGATTATGCGGCGGGGTTCGACGCGCCCGCCCTGGAAGCCTACGAAAAGGTGCTCCTCGACGTCATGCTCGGCGACCAGACGCTCTTTTGGCGGCAGGACGGCGTGGAACTCTGCTGGGGATTTCTCACGCCCATCCTCATGGGCTGCGACTGCCCGGAGCAGGCCGAGCGCCTGCTGCTCTACAAGGCGGGAACCTGGGGACCGCGCGAGGCCCAGCGGCTCATGGAGCCGGATTCCTGA
- a CDS encoding L-serine ammonia-lyase, translating into MQPVKTSLFELFKIGPGPSSSHTIAPMRAGNDFLARCKALPTEDLRLAERIQVRLLGSLSATGKGHGSDRAALGGLLGHVPESCPADLLDRLAEPAEPYRIDLGAVTIPLSRTDVVFGAIHHKHPYSNTMLFRLHGGGRVLLEQEYYSVGGGFLQWKGWAEPETGSPLHPYSTMLELRASLAGSGLRLHDLIMRNEQAVTGRGEREIVEGLDQLVEVMLSAVDNGLNTEGVLPGSIGLNRKAPTLLLRSCEKGIRDRFLLELNSYAVAAAEENAAGHCVVTAPTAGASGVLPAVIKVMLDGFKLPRMAVRRGLMAAAAVGFLCKHNASIAGAEVGCQGEVGVASSMAAAMLAYGFGHDFRVAENAAEIALEHHLGLTCDPVDGLVQIPCIERNAMGAVKAYNAYLIAAAELPAHHVVDLDRAVHAMAETGRDMNTKYKETSRGGLAVSMVNC; encoded by the coding sequence ATGCAACCCGTCAAGACTTCCCTTTTCGAGCTGTTCAAGATCGGTCCCGGTCCTTCCAGCTCCCACACCATCGCGCCCATGCGCGCCGGAAACGATTTCCTCGCGCGCTGCAAGGCTCTGCCGACCGAGGATTTGCGCCTTGCCGAGCGCATCCAGGTGCGCCTGCTCGGCTCCCTCTCGGCAACGGGAAAAGGGCACGGCTCTGACCGCGCCGCCCTGGGCGGGCTGCTCGGCCATGTTCCGGAGAGCTGCCCGGCGGACCTGCTCGACAGGCTGGCCGAACCAGCGGAGCCGTACCGCATCGACCTGGGCGCGGTCACGATACCCCTCAGCCGAACGGACGTGGTCTTCGGCGCCATTCACCACAAGCATCCCTACTCCAACACCATGCTCTTCCGCCTGCACGGCGGCGGGCGGGTGCTCCTGGAGCAGGAGTATTACTCCGTGGGGGGCGGCTTCCTGCAGTGGAAGGGCTGGGCCGAACCGGAAACCGGCAGCCCGCTCCACCCCTACTCGACCATGCTGGAGCTGCGCGCGTCCCTGGCCGGAAGCGGGCTGCGGCTGCACGACCTGATAATGCGCAACGAGCAGGCCGTCACCGGGAGAGGGGAGCGGGAGATCGTCGAGGGTCTGGATCAGTTGGTGGAGGTCATGCTTTCCGCCGTGGACAACGGCCTGAACACGGAGGGAGTCCTGCCGGGCAGCATCGGGCTGAACCGCAAGGCTCCGACCCTGCTGCTGCGCTCCTGCGAAAAGGGCATCCGCGACCGGTTCCTGCTGGAGCTGAATTCCTACGCCGTGGCCGCCGCCGAGGAGAACGCCGCCGGGCATTGCGTGGTCACCGCGCCCACGGCCGGGGCTTCGGGCGTGCTGCCCGCGGTGATCAAGGTCATGCTCGACGGGTTCAAGCTGCCGCGCATGGCCGTGCGGCGCGGGCTCATGGCCGCCGCGGCCGTGGGCTTTCTCTGCAAGCACAACGCGAGCATCGCCGGAGCCGAGGTGGGCTGCCAGGGCGAGGTCGGCGTGGCCTCCAGCATGGCAGCGGCCATGCTCGCCTACGGATTCGGGCATGATTTCCGGGTTGCGGAAAACGCCGCCGAGATAGCGCTGGAGCACCATCTCGGCCTGACCTGCGACCCGGTGGACGGGCTGGTGCAGATTCCCTGCATCGAGCGCAACGCCATGGGCGCGGTCAAGGCCTACAACGCCTATCTCATCGCGGCGGCAGAGCTGCCCGCCCACCACGTGGTGGACCTGGACAGGGCCGTGCACGCCATGGCCGAGACAGGCAGGGACATGAATACGAAATACAAGGAAACGTCCCGCGGCGGGCTGGCCGTGAGCATGGTCAACTGTTGA
- a CDS encoding nitroreductase family protein, giving the protein MDVMQAIYERRSVRKYTDEPVSDETVRELLGAAMMAPSAGNAQPWQFVVIRDRKALESVKSFSPYAGMAAQAPLGILVCGDRSLEKYPDYWVQDCSAAVQNLLLAVHAKGLGAVWTGVHPKEERMEGFRKLCKLPENVIPLAFLVIGVPDQKPRREDRYKPERVHLDSFGSPW; this is encoded by the coding sequence ATGGATGTGATGCAGGCGATCTACGAGCGCAGAAGCGTTCGGAAATATACCGACGAGCCCGTTTCCGACGAAACCGTCCGCGAGCTGCTCGGCGCGGCCATGATGGCGCCCAGCGCGGGCAACGCCCAGCCCTGGCAGTTCGTGGTCATCCGCGACCGCAAGGCCCTGGAAAGCGTCAAGTCCTTCAGCCCCTATGCGGGCATGGCCGCCCAGGCCCCCCTGGGCATCCTCGTCTGCGGCGACCGCAGCCTGGAAAAATACCCCGACTACTGGGTCCAGGATTGCTCCGCCGCGGTCCAGAACCTCCTCCTCGCGGTCCACGCCAAGGGCCTCGGCGCGGTCTGGACCGGAGTCCATCCCAAGGAAGAACGCATGGAAGGCTTCCGCAAGCTCTGCAAGCTTCCGGAAAACGTCATCCCCCTCGCCTTCCTCGTCATCGGCGTTCCCGACCAGAAGCCCCGCCGGGAAGACCGCTACAAGCCCGAGCGGGTGCACTTGGACAGCTTCGGCTCCCCCTGGTAG
- a CDS encoding RHS repeat-associated core domain-containing protein, whose product MKVKAVHSLSIATPQADIGKRQELANVLYCWTVGLVARYQIQGVEILLHTVQIGSARVVEFPTEGKAKEILYDAFGNVVKDGNPYLRSPLGFAGGLHDWDTGPTRT is encoded by the coding sequence ATGAAAGTAAAAGCTGTGCATTCGCTGTCCATAGCCACCCCTCAGGCAGACATTGGGAAAAGACAGGAGTTGGCCAATGTCCTGTACTGCTGGACCGTTGGGTTGGTCGCGCGTTACCAGATACAAGGCGTTGAAATCCTACTGCATACGGTCCAGATTGGCAGCGCGCGCGTGGTTGAGTTTCCGACCGAAGGCAAGGCAAAGGAAATCCTGTACGACGCTTTCGGCAACGTGGTGAAGGACGGCAACCCGTATCTGCGTTCGCCCTTGGGATTTGCGGGCGGCCTGCACGATTGGGATACGGGCCCCACTCGGACATAG
- a CDS encoding sensor histidine kinase has protein sequence MANQATTTSATSQNSEKFIFPWAIAGAGLAALFVVSRYNYLLFHTLAELFSIAVAWAAFVVAWNSRERLQRGYLLILGVALLCVGFVDLLHTVAYKGMGVFGKDQANLPTQLWIAGRYLKSFSFLLATAYLTRPARPAPLLSGFALATSALLLLIFLGWFPDCFVEGSGLTPFKIYSEYAVCVLMLLSGWIFHRHRSSLDPVLLRLLLGSIALTVVQELFFTFYVSVYGLSNLLGHFSKIGAYFLIYLGVVRTGVAEPQRLLYRSLQESREHLARSEARLNDAQRIAGAGSWEWSADNGKIIWSAQMYALFGLHPANFTPNSENLRALLGAEAWTDYMRGLARCLKIDDACEFETAVRLPESGEVRHMEISCRAERNGGKRPVRILGMVRDITRRKRMESMREDVERILHHDLKSPVASLVSSLQLLNTSKDIPSEYREMLAAMERSAERVLALVDRSLTLRKIEEGNFTPGEEPVNLVSLLGQIRRETQRFQDRKGILFALHVAGAAEGGKRPDTRGDSALLLSMLSNLVNNALEAAPEGSTVTVTVTNPEAPTITIHNLGTVPEEVRQRFFEKYATFGKHSGTGLGTYSAKLIAEAHGGSVQMRTSDENGTTLTVRLPGLNS, from the coding sequence ATGGCGAACCAAGCGACTACCACAAGTGCAACATCCCAGAATTCCGAAAAATTCATTTTTCCCTGGGCAATCGCCGGCGCAGGTCTGGCAGCACTGTTCGTCGTCAGCCGATACAACTATCTCCTTTTCCATACCCTTGCGGAGCTGTTCAGCATAGCCGTGGCCTGGGCCGCCTTTGTCGTGGCCTGGAACTCGCGCGAACGGCTCCAGCGCGGCTACCTCCTGATCCTGGGGGTGGCCCTGCTGTGCGTGGGCTTCGTGGACCTGCTGCACACCGTGGCCTACAAGGGCATGGGCGTTTTCGGCAAGGACCAGGCCAATCTTCCGACCCAGCTCTGGATCGCCGGGCGCTACCTCAAGAGCTTCTCCTTCCTGCTGGCCACGGCCTACCTGACCCGGCCGGCCCGGCCCGCCCCCCTTCTGAGCGGCTTCGCCCTGGCGACCTCGGCGCTGCTGCTGCTCATCTTCCTGGGCTGGTTTCCGGATTGCTTCGTGGAAGGCTCCGGCCTGACGCCCTTCAAGATCTACAGCGAATACGCCGTCTGCGTGCTGATGCTCCTGAGCGGCTGGATTTTCCACCGGCACCGTTCCAGCCTCGACCCCGTGCTTCTGCGCCTGCTGCTGGGTTCCATCGCCCTGACCGTGGTCCAGGAGCTGTTCTTCACCTTCTACGTCAGCGTATACGGGCTTTCCAACCTCTTGGGACATTTCTCCAAGATCGGCGCATATTTTTTGATATATCTCGGCGTGGTGCGCACGGGAGTGGCCGAACCGCAGCGGCTGCTCTACCGCAGCCTCCAGGAGAGCCGCGAACATCTGGCCCGCAGCGAAGCCCGGCTGAACGACGCCCAGCGCATCGCAGGGGCGGGCAGTTGGGAGTGGAGCGCGGACAACGGCAAGATCATCTGGTCTGCGCAGATGTACGCGCTGTTCGGCCTGCACCCCGCCAATTTTACGCCGAACTCGGAAAATCTCCGCGCCCTGCTCGGAGCCGAGGCCTGGACCGACTACATGCGCGGCCTGGCCAGATGCCTCAAGATCGACGACGCCTGCGAGTTCGAGACGGCGGTGCGCCTGCCCGAATCGGGCGAGGTGCGCCACATGGAGATATCCTGCCGGGCGGAGCGCAACGGCGGAAAGCGCCCGGTGCGGATTCTCGGCATGGTCCGCGACATCACCCGGCGCAAGCGCATGGAGTCCATGCGCGAGGACGTGGAACGCATTCTCCACCACGACCTCAAGTCGCCCGTGGCTTCCCTGGTTTCCAGCCTGCAACTGCTCAACACCTCGAAGGACATTCCGTCCGAATACCGCGAGATGCTCGCGGCCATGGAACGCTCGGCGGAACGGGTTCTGGCGCTGGTGGATCGTTCGCTGACGCTGCGCAAGATCGAGGAAGGCAACTTCACGCCGGGAGAGGAGCCCGTCAATCTGGTGAGTCTGCTCGGACAGATCCGCAGGGAGACGCAAAGATTTCAGGACCGCAAGGGAATCCTCTTCGCGCTGCACGTCGCCGGCGCGGCAGAAGGCGGAAAACGCCCGGACACGCGGGGCGACTCGGCCCTGCTCCTGTCCATGCTCTCCAACCTCGTGAACAACGCCCTGGAGGCCGCGCCCGAAGGCAGCACGGTCACCGTGACCGTGACCAACCCGGAAGCGCCGACCATCACCATCCACAACCTCGGCACGGTTCCGGAGGAAGTCCGGCAGCGCTTCTTCGAGAAATACGCCACCTTCGGAAAGCATTCGGGCACGGGCCTTGGAACCTACTCCGCGAAGCTCATCGCCGAGGCCCACGGCGGAAGCGTGCAGATGCGCACCTCGGACGAGAACGGAACCACGCTGACGGTGCGGCTGCCCGGCCTCAACAGTTGA
- the thiC gene encoding phosphomethylpyrimidine synthase ThiC, with product MIHTQKTRKQMAEDGLITEETALAAAQEGLEPEAVRAALAEGTLVIPGNSRRKLAQPRAVGLGASVKVNANIGASPYRSSLDEELAKLDAAVAAGADSVMDLSLGPDQIRIRRAVLERSPVMVGTVPLYQTAFELSASRRDMAEMTADDFLATVRRQAEEGVDFMTIHSGVTRSSVAAMNAQGRVLGVVSRGGSFLVDWMRKNDRESPLYEQFDDILDILAEYDVTLSLGDGMRPGAGADAGDCAQTAELLTLAELTRRAWAKGVQVIIEGPGHVTLDKIAEQMRLQKSLCGGAPFYILGPLVTDVAAGYDHIAGAIGGAFAAMHGADFLCYVTPAEHLRLPTAEDVREGTVASKIAAHAGDLARGRKSSMARDRAMSVARKNLDWEAQIGLCIDPAKARAYREQSEIGTDDVCTMCGEFCAIKRLNQ from the coding sequence ATGATCCACACGCAAAAGACCCGCAAGCAGATGGCCGAAGACGGCCTGATCACCGAGGAAACGGCCCTGGCGGCCGCGCAGGAAGGGCTGGAACCCGAAGCCGTGCGCGCGGCCCTGGCCGAGGGAACCCTCGTCATCCCCGGCAACAGCCGCCGCAAACTGGCCCAGCCCCGCGCCGTGGGCCTGGGCGCGTCCGTGAAGGTCAACGCCAACATCGGGGCCTCGCCCTACCGTTCCAGCCTGGACGAGGAACTGGCCAAGCTCGACGCCGCCGTGGCCGCCGGGGCGGACTCCGTCATGGATCTTTCCCTGGGACCGGACCAGATCCGCATCCGCAGGGCCGTGCTGGAACGCTCGCCCGTGATGGTCGGCACCGTGCCCCTGTATCAGACCGCGTTCGAGCTTTCCGCGAGCAGGCGGGACATGGCCGAGATGACCGCGGACGACTTCCTGGCCACGGTGCGCCGCCAGGCCGAGGAAGGCGTGGACTTCATGACCATCCACAGCGGCGTGACCCGCTCGTCCGTGGCCGCCATGAACGCCCAGGGCCGCGTGCTCGGCGTGGTCAGCCGGGGCGGCTCCTTCCTGGTGGACTGGATGCGCAAAAACGACCGCGAGTCCCCGCTCTATGAGCAGTTCGACGACATCCTGGACATCCTCGCCGAGTACGACGTGACCCTGTCCCTGGGCGACGGCATGCGCCCCGGCGCGGGCGCGGACGCGGGCGACTGCGCCCAGACCGCCGAGCTGCTGACCCTGGCCGAGCTGACCCGCCGGGCCTGGGCCAAGGGCGTGCAGGTGATCATCGAGGGGCCGGGCCACGTGACCCTGGACAAGATCGCCGAGCAGATGCGCCTGCAAAAAAGCCTCTGCGGGGGCGCGCCGTTCTATATTCTCGGCCCGCTGGTCACGGACGTGGCCGCCGGATACGACCACATCGCCGGGGCCATCGGCGGGGCTTTCGCAGCCATGCACGGCGCGGACTTCCTCTGCTACGTGACCCCGGCGGAGCACCTGCGCCTGCCCACGGCCGAGGACGTGCGCGAGGGCACCGTGGCCTCCAAGATCGCGGCCCACGCCGGGGATCTGGCGCGCGGCCGCAAAAGCTCCATGGCGCGCGACCGGGCCATGTCCGTGGCGCGCAAGAATCTGGACTGGGAAGCGCAGATCGGGCTGTGCATCGACCCGGCCAAGGCCCGCGCCTACCGCGAGCAGAGCGAGATCGGCACGGACGACGTCTGCACCATGTGCGGGGAGTTCTGCGCCATCAAGCGGCTGAATCAGTAA
- the gnd gene encoding phosphogluconate dehydrogenase (NAD(+)-dependent, decarboxylating) — MLGANSGGAFSRRLRKRQARRVAMRMGMVGLGRMGGNMVRRLLRTDIEVAAWNRTPSRVQELAREGALPAGNLSELVGLLPAPRVVWCMLPAGAATEERLDELAALLSPGDVLVDGGNSRHTDDPVRAERFGGQGIHYMDVGVSGGVWGLTEGYCCMVGGSEQGYNLLEPFLLALAPAGGVMHCGPSGAGHFVKMIHNGIEYGMMQAYAEGFALLEGSAYAEGLDYAELARLWNRGSVIRSWLLELAGRAFEQSPRLEELRPWVDDSGEGRWTVEQALESGTPAPVLTLALMERFRSRTENSFADRLLAALRNEFGGHSVRRREEGE, encoded by the coding sequence ATGCTCGGTGCGAACTCCGGAGGGGCCTTTTCGCGCCGTCTCCGGAAAAGACAGGCAAGGAGAGTCGCGATGCGAATGGGAATGGTCGGCCTGGGCCGCATGGGCGGAAACATGGTCCGCAGGCTGTTGCGGACCGATATCGAGGTCGCGGCCTGGAACCGCACTCCGAGCCGCGTGCAGGAACTGGCGCGGGAGGGGGCGCTGCCCGCCGGGAATCTTTCGGAGCTGGTGGGGCTGCTGCCCGCGCCGCGCGTGGTCTGGTGCATGCTGCCCGCCGGGGCGGCCACCGAGGAGCGCCTGGACGAACTGGCCGCGCTGCTCTCCCCCGGAGACGTGCTCGTGGACGGCGGGAATTCCCGCCACACGGACGACCCCGTCCGGGCCGAGCGGTTCGGGGGGCAGGGCATTCATTATATGGACGTGGGCGTTTCCGGCGGCGTCTGGGGGCTCACCGAGGGCTATTGCTGCATGGTGGGCGGCTCCGAGCAGGGATACAACCTTCTCGAGCCGTTTCTGCTCGCCCTGGCCCCGGCAGGCGGGGTCATGCACTGCGGGCCGAGCGGCGCGGGCCATTTCGTGAAGATGATCCACAACGGCATCGAATACGGCATGATGCAGGCGTACGCCGAGGGCTTCGCGCTGCTGGAAGGCTCGGCGTATGCCGAGGGGCTGGACTATGCCGAGCTGGCCCGGCTCTGGAACCGGGGCAGCGTGATCCGCTCCTGGCTCCTGGAGCTGGCCGGGCGCGCCTTCGAGCAAAGCCCGCGTCTGGAGGAATTGCGGCCCTGGGTGGACGATTCCGGCGAGGGGCGCTGGACCGTGGAGCAGGCCCTGGAATCGGGCACGCCCGCGCCCGTGCTGACCCTGGCGCTCATGGAGCGGTTCCGTTCGCGCACGGAAAACAGCTTTGCGGACAGGCTGCTGGCCGCGCTGCGCAACGAGTTCGGCGGCCATTCCGTCCGGCGCAGGGAGGAGGGGGAATGA
- the pgl gene encoding 6-phosphogluconolactonase, which yields MRKVIVHKDHEDASMAAAQLLLDRVAAHPAMEFHLGLSGGSTPRRLFELLAGEPFRSQMPWGDLRFWFADERAAPPDSPLSNFRQAEELLFAPLEIPRRHVLRIPAQRGAAQAAAIYDELMAERFGALPEAEGLDMVLLGMGADGHTASLFPGHAALERPDPPDAWAVAVEELPMVPDPGSPHDSGAAAGLDRVSLSLAALNASACAVLLVTGAAKSAALAEALRTEGAASPLPAGRVAARETIWIVDQEAQGR from the coding sequence ATGCGCAAGGTCATCGTCCACAAGGACCACGAAGACGCGAGCATGGCCGCGGCCCAGCTGCTGCTCGACAGGGTGGCCGCGCACCCGGCCATGGAATTCCACCTGGGGCTTTCGGGCGGCTCGACTCCGAGGCGCCTTTTCGAACTCCTGGCCGGGGAGCCGTTCCGCTCGCAGATGCCCTGGGGCGACCTGCGTTTCTGGTTCGCGGACGAGCGCGCCGCGCCCCCGGACAGCCCGCTCTCCAATTTCCGGCAGGCCGAGGAACTGCTCTTCGCGCCTCTGGAGATACCCCGGCGGCATGTTCTGCGCATTCCCGCCCAGCGGGGCGCGGCCCAGGCTGCGGCCATCTACGACGAGCTGATGGCGGAGCGGTTCGGCGCTCTTCCCGAAGCCGAGGGCCTGGACATGGTCCTGCTGGGCATGGGCGCGGACGGGCATACGGCGTCGCTTTTTCCCGGCCACGCCGCCCTGGAGCGGCCCGATCCGCCGGACGCCTGGGCCGTGGCCGTGGAGGAGCTTCCCATGGTCCCGGACCCCGGCTCGCCGCACGATTCGGGTGCGGCCGCGGGCCTGGACCGCGTCAGTCTGAGCCTCGCCGCGTTGAACGCCTCGGCGTGCGCCGTGCTGCTGGTCACGGGCGCGGCCAAGTCCGCAGCCCTGGCCGAAGCACTGCGCACGGAGGGCGCTGCCTCTCCGCTGCCCGCCGGGCGCGTTGCCGCGCGGGAAACCATCTGGATCGTTGACCAGGAGGCCCAGGGCCGCTAA
- a CDS encoding winged helix-turn-helix transcriptional regulator, translating to MAECTSNQCVVKELGGKRYHCTFELTLQLIGGKWKPIILYKLGGEEVLRFSELRRTMPSITQKMLTQQLRELEADGMVHREVYPQVPPKVEYSLTELGRSIMPVLNQLCEWGRRYEQRMAELDAEAALAS from the coding sequence ATGGCCGAATGCACCTCGAACCAATGCGTCGTCAAGGAACTGGGCGGCAAGCGCTACCACTGCACCTTCGAGCTGACCTTGCAGCTCATCGGCGGCAAATGGAAGCCGATCATCCTCTACAAGCTCGGCGGGGAAGAAGTTTTGCGCTTCAGCGAGCTGCGCCGGACCATGCCGAGCATCACCCAGAAGATGCTCACCCAGCAGCTGCGCGAACTGGAGGCGGACGGAATGGTGCACCGCGAGGTCTATCCGCAGGTGCCGCCCAAGGTGGAATATTCGCTCACGGAACTGGGCAGGAGCATCATGCCGGTGCTCAACCAGCTCTGCGAGTGGGGCCGCCGTTACGAGCAGCGCATGGCGGAACTGGACGCGGAAGCGGCTTTGGCGTCCTAG